In Antennarius striatus isolate MH-2024 chromosome 8, ASM4005453v1, whole genome shotgun sequence, a single window of DNA contains:
- the utp6 gene encoding U3 small nucleolar RNA-associated protein 6 homolog: protein MAEVVQQRIEERIPELEQLERVGLFTKKEVKMIIKRVTAMEYKLHRLMINKEDFIKYIQYEINILELIKKRREHIHYQFKRQEIEFPIINRINSVFRRATKKWKDDVQLWLSHVAFCKKWATKGQISKVFSAMLAIHPDKPALWIMAAKSELEDRCSSESARHLFLRALRFHPNNKKVYQEYFRMELLHCEKLRRQKSELEKAEMDLGEYEFSPEILSAKLAEVVYRDATAKINEAEFVISLLSIAAIFDFTKELQDLILQDLQVNYTEDSVTWKFMAKRELEAPGAGEELQTAKGRASDINRREERCCQIYEEGIKSLNTEPMWTCYVDFCLERLKRKTNVEELKEKRQERLLGVLQRACDCLLLKEHYYKIWLQILLSSGDAEGAASVARAATERYNQSVSAWSLRLQTLMQLGSGDDVDSLFQDALTHINPKESLPIWHLQVQWSTANQSPEETEAVFKRGLLSAVPAVAMEMKESYLDWSYSTGGYKKARKTFTSLREDRPLSKAFFTRMIQIEKEQDTPKMNNLRDYYERVLQEFGTTDDDLWLQYIQEEQGPLGQPENCGKIHWRAMKFLEGDSVERFTSKYTLHQTGHFEKF from the exons ATGGCGGAGGTCGTTCAGCAGCGTATCGAGGAGAGGATCCCTGAGTTGGAGCAGTTGGAGAGAGTTGGACTGTTCACCAAGAAAGAAGTCAA GATGATAATCAAGAGAGTGACAGCTATGGAATACAAGCTCCACAGGCTGATGATTAACAAAGAGGACTTCATTAAATACATCCAG tatGAAATCAATATTTTAGAGCTGAttaagaagagaagagag caCATACACTACCAGTTTAAAAGACAGGAGATCGAGTTCCCCATCATTAATAGAATAAATAGCGTCTTCAGAAGAGCAACAAAAAAGTGGAAG GACGATGTCCAGCTGTGGCTCTCACATGTTGCTTTCTGTAAGAAATGG GCTACCAAAGGTCAGATCAGTAAGGTGTTCTCAGCCATGCTCGCCATACATCCAGACAAACCGG CACTTTGGATCATGGCAGCCAAGAGTGAGCTGGAGGACAGATGTTCCTCTGAAAGTGCAAGACACTTGTTTCTCAGAGCCCTCCGCTTCCATCCCAACAACAAGAAAGTCTACCAGGag TACTTCCGCATGGAGCTGCTGCATTGTGAAAAGCTGAGGAGGCAGAAGAGCGAGCTGGAGAAAGCTGAAATGGACCTG ggTGAATATGAGTTTTCTCCAGAGATCCTGAGTGCTAAACTGGCAGAGGTCGTGTACAGAGATGCTACAGCGAAAATCAATG AAGCAGAGTTTGTCATCTCACTTCTGAGCATAGCAGCTATCTTTGACTTCACCAAAGAACTCCAGGACCTCATCTTACAAGA CTTACAGGTTAACTATACTGAAGACAGTGTGACCTGGAAGTTCATGGCAAAAAGGGAGCTGGAGGCACcaggagcaggagaggagctgcagacAGCCAAAGGCCGGGCCTCCGATATCAACCGCAGAGAGGAGCGCTGCTGCCAGATTTATGAGGAGGGAATCAAAAGCCTGAACACTG AGCCCATGTGGACTTGCTATgtggatttctgcttggagaGACTGAAGAGGAAGACTAACGTTGAAGAGCTGAAGGAGAAA AGGCAGGAGCGACTGCTGGGAGTGCTGCAGCGGGCTTGTGACTGTTTGCTGCTGAAAGAGCATTATTATAAGATCTGG CTGCAGATACTGCTCTCTTCCGGAGATGCTGAGGGAGCAGCCAGTGTTGCCAGAGCAGCCACAGAGCGCTACAACCAATCGGTGTCAGCGTGGAGCCTGAGACTGCAGACGCTGATGCAGCTGGGGAGCGGAGATGATGTAGACAGCCTGTTCCAGGATGCTCTCACACACATTAATCCCAAG GAAAGTCTGCCTATTTGGCACCTTCAGGTCCAGTGGAGTACAGCTAACCAAAGTCCAGAAGAGACCGAAGCTGTCTTCAAG AGAGGTCTTCTGTCTGCAGTGCcggctgttgccatggagatgaaAGAGAGTTACCTAGATTGGTCGTACTCCACTGGAGGCTACAAGAAAGCCAGGAAGACCTTTACAAG CTTACGAGAAGACCGTCCCCTTTCCAAGGCCTTTTTCACCAGAATGATTCAGATTGAGAAGGAACAA GACACTCCAAAGATGAACAATCTGAGAGACTACTATGAGAGGGTCTTGCAAGAATTTGGCACCACAGATGACG ATCTGTGGCTGCAGTACATCCAGGAGGAGCAGGGACCTCTCGGACAGCCAGAAAACTGTGGGAAGATTCACTGGAGGGCCATGAAGTTTCTGGAAGGGGACAGCGTGGAGAGATTCACTTCCAAATATACTCTGCATCAAACCGGACATTTCGAGAAGTTCTGA
- the suz12b gene encoding polycomb protein suz12-B isoform X2, with the protein MPSARNSGHIMSGASCKANGAVYPASSAMMNSVKKPKMEQIQADHELFLQAFEKPTQIYRFLRTRNLIAPIFLHRTLTFMSHRNGRSNAKRKAFKVDDMLKTVERMKGEQDSPSLSSHLQLTFTGFFHKDEKPSQNSENEQNSVSLEVLLVKVCHKKRKDVSCPIKQVPTGKKQVPLNPDSNQTKSGSYPSLLVSSNEFEPSNSHMVKSYSLLFRVSRTGRRDTNGLINREANENIDVTDTPSRKKRSSSHREEGETTETYVAQMTVFDKNRRLQLLDGEYEVSMQGMEDSPVSKKRATWETILDGKRLPPFETFSQGPTLQFILRWTGDATGKSTAPVAKPLATRNSDSSGPMETRTSNHRAALMMKESVSTDIQTRKEQIPCEPRQKLRIFYQFLYNNNTRQQTEARDDLHCPWCTLNCSKLYSLLKHLKLSHSRFIFNYVPHPKGARIDVSINECYDGSYVGNPQDIHSQPGFAFSRNGPVKRTAVTHILVCRPKRTKPSLSEFLETEDGELEQQRTYVSGHNRLYFHSDSCMPLRPQEMDLDSEDERDPEWLREKTATQLDEFTDVNEGEKEVMKLWNLHVMKHGFIADNQMNQAIMLFAENCGSHIIRRNLCRNFLLHLVSMHDFNLVSTATIDRAMARLRQIQEELPFNEEEQNDHDLVSGGACNGTGVTSIGGKQGKRTKSALTD; encoded by the exons ATGCCATCGGCCAGG AACTCAGGTCATATTATGAGTGGGGCAAGTTGCAAAGCTAACGGTGCTGTGTACCCCGCCTCATCAGCAATGATGAACTCTGTGAAGAAGCCGAAGATGGAGCAGATTCAGGCCGACCATGAGCTGTTTCTACAGGCCTTTGAAA AACCAACTCAGATATATAGATTTCTCCGCACAAGAAACTTGATTGCT ccCATATTTTTGCACAGGACACTCACATTCATGTCTCACAGAAACGGTCGATCAAATGCTAAAAG GAAAGCATTTAAAGTGGATGATATGTTGAAGACAGTGGAGAGGATGAAGGGAGAGCAGGATTCTCCAAG TTTGTCGTCACATCTACAGTTAACCTTCACTGGGTTCTTCCATAAGGATG AAAAGCCATCTCAGAATTCAGAAAACGAACAAAATTCTGTGTCCTTAGAGGTGCTACTTGTCAAAGTCTGCCATAAAAAACGCAAG GATGTCAGCTGCCCGATTAAGCAAGTGCCTACAGGTAAAAAGCAGGTGCCTTTGAATCCTGACAGTAACCAAACCAAGTCTGGCTCCTACCCTTCCTTACTGGTCTCCAGCAACGAGTTTGAGCCCAGCAACAGTCACATGGTCAAGTCCTATTCCCTGCTGTTCAGGGTGTCACGCACAGGGAGGAGGGATACAAACGGTCTGATCAACAGAGAGGCCAATGAGAATATTG aTGTAACAGATACTCCAAGTAGAAAGAAACGCAGCTCATCCCacagagaagagggagagaccACAGAGACCTATGTTGCACAGATGACTGTCTTTGATAAAAATAG GAGATTACAGCTGCTGGATGGGGAGTACGAAGTGTCAATGCAAGGAATGGAGGACAGCCCTGTCAGCAAGAAGCGTGCTACATGGGAAACCATTCTGGATGGAAAG AGACTGCCACCGTTTGAGACGTTTTCTCAGGGACCCACATTACAGTTCATTCTGCGCTGGACTGGGGATGCTACTGGCAAGTCCACTGCCCCTGTTGCCAAACCCCTTGCAACCCGCAACTCGGACAGCTCTGGTCCCATGGAGACGAGAACCAGCAACCACCGAGCTGCCCTTATGA TGAAAGAGTCGGTCAGCACAGACATTCAGACAAGGAAAGAGCAGATTCCATGTGAGCCCCGGCAGAAGCTACGTATATTTTATCAG TTCttgtacaacaacaacactcGGCAGCAAACGGAGGCAAGAGATGATCTTCACTGTCCCTGGTGTACCCTGAACTGCAGCAAACTGTACAGCCTGCTCAAACACCTCAAACTCTCCCACTCACGCTTCATCTTCAACTATGTG CCTCATCCCAAAGGAGCACGGATAGACGTGTCCATCAATGAGTGCTACGACGGCTCATATGTTGGCAACCCTCAGGATATCCACAGTCAACCAGGCTTTGCCTTCAGCCGCAACGGCCCAGTCAAGAGGACCGCTGTTACCCACATACTGGTCTGCAG GCCCAAGAGGACCAAACCGAGTCTGTCTGAATTCTTGGAAACTGAGGACGGAGAGTTGGAGCAGCAGAGGACGTATGTCAGTGGCCACAACCGCCTCTACTTCCATAGTGACAGCTGCATGCCTCTGCGGCCCCAGGAAATGGATTTGGACAGCGAGGATGAGAGAGACCCAGAGTGGCTCAGAGAGAAGACTGCGACG CAACTGGATGAGTTCACAGATGTGAACgagggagagaaggaggtgATGAAGCTGTGGAACCTGCATGTCATGAAGCACGG TTTCATAGCAGACAACCAGATGAATCAGGCCATCATGCTCTTTGCTGAGAACTGTGGCTCCCACATCATCCGCCGCAATCTGTGTCGCAACTTCCTCCTACATCTAGTCAGTATGCACGACTTCAACCTGGTGAGCACCGCCACCATCGACCGCGCCATGGCCCGGCTGCGACAGATCCAGGAGGAGCTGCCGTTCAACGAGGAGGAGCAGAATGACCATGATCTGGTGTCAGGAGGAGCCTGCAATGGCACTGGGGTCACCTCCATTGGGGGCAAGCAGGGCAAGAGGACAAAAAGCGCACTAACAGACTGA
- the suz12b gene encoding polycomb protein suz12-B isoform X1 — protein MPSARNSGHIMSGASCKANGAVYPASSAMMNSVKKPKMEQIQADHELFLQAFEKPTQIYRFLRTRNLIAPIFLHRTLTFMSHRNGRSNAKRKAFKVDDMLKTVERMKGEQDSPSLSSHLQLTFTGFFHKDEKPSQNSENEQNSVSLEVLLVKVCHKKRKDVSCPIKQVPTGKKQVPLNPDSNQTKSGSYPSLLVSSNEFEPSNSHMVKSYSLLFRVSRTGRRDTNGLINREANENIDVTDTPSRKKRSSSHREEGETTETYVAQMTVFDKNRRLQLLDGEYEVSMQGMEDSPVSKKRATWETILDGKRLPPFETFSQGPTLQFILRWTGDATGKSTAPVAKPLATRNSDSSGPMETRTSNHRAALMTVKESVSTDIQTRKEQIPCEPRQKLRIFYQFLYNNNTRQQTEARDDLHCPWCTLNCSKLYSLLKHLKLSHSRFIFNYVPHPKGARIDVSINECYDGSYVGNPQDIHSQPGFAFSRNGPVKRTAVTHILVCRPKRTKPSLSEFLETEDGELEQQRTYVSGHNRLYFHSDSCMPLRPQEMDLDSEDERDPEWLREKTATQLDEFTDVNEGEKEVMKLWNLHVMKHGFIADNQMNQAIMLFAENCGSHIIRRNLCRNFLLHLVSMHDFNLVSTATIDRAMARLRQIQEELPFNEEEQNDHDLVSGGACNGTGVTSIGGKQGKRTKSALTD, from the exons ATGCCATCGGCCAGG AACTCAGGTCATATTATGAGTGGGGCAAGTTGCAAAGCTAACGGTGCTGTGTACCCCGCCTCATCAGCAATGATGAACTCTGTGAAGAAGCCGAAGATGGAGCAGATTCAGGCCGACCATGAGCTGTTTCTACAGGCCTTTGAAA AACCAACTCAGATATATAGATTTCTCCGCACAAGAAACTTGATTGCT ccCATATTTTTGCACAGGACACTCACATTCATGTCTCACAGAAACGGTCGATCAAATGCTAAAAG GAAAGCATTTAAAGTGGATGATATGTTGAAGACAGTGGAGAGGATGAAGGGAGAGCAGGATTCTCCAAG TTTGTCGTCACATCTACAGTTAACCTTCACTGGGTTCTTCCATAAGGATG AAAAGCCATCTCAGAATTCAGAAAACGAACAAAATTCTGTGTCCTTAGAGGTGCTACTTGTCAAAGTCTGCCATAAAAAACGCAAG GATGTCAGCTGCCCGATTAAGCAAGTGCCTACAGGTAAAAAGCAGGTGCCTTTGAATCCTGACAGTAACCAAACCAAGTCTGGCTCCTACCCTTCCTTACTGGTCTCCAGCAACGAGTTTGAGCCCAGCAACAGTCACATGGTCAAGTCCTATTCCCTGCTGTTCAGGGTGTCACGCACAGGGAGGAGGGATACAAACGGTCTGATCAACAGAGAGGCCAATGAGAATATTG aTGTAACAGATACTCCAAGTAGAAAGAAACGCAGCTCATCCCacagagaagagggagagaccACAGAGACCTATGTTGCACAGATGACTGTCTTTGATAAAAATAG GAGATTACAGCTGCTGGATGGGGAGTACGAAGTGTCAATGCAAGGAATGGAGGACAGCCCTGTCAGCAAGAAGCGTGCTACATGGGAAACCATTCTGGATGGAAAG AGACTGCCACCGTTTGAGACGTTTTCTCAGGGACCCACATTACAGTTCATTCTGCGCTGGACTGGGGATGCTACTGGCAAGTCCACTGCCCCTGTTGCCAAACCCCTTGCAACCCGCAACTCGGACAGCTCTGGTCCCATGGAGACGAGAACCAGCAACCACCGAGCTGCCCTTATGA CAGTGAAAGAGTCGGTCAGCACAGACATTCAGACAAGGAAAGAGCAGATTCCATGTGAGCCCCGGCAGAAGCTACGTATATTTTATCAG TTCttgtacaacaacaacactcGGCAGCAAACGGAGGCAAGAGATGATCTTCACTGTCCCTGGTGTACCCTGAACTGCAGCAAACTGTACAGCCTGCTCAAACACCTCAAACTCTCCCACTCACGCTTCATCTTCAACTATGTG CCTCATCCCAAAGGAGCACGGATAGACGTGTCCATCAATGAGTGCTACGACGGCTCATATGTTGGCAACCCTCAGGATATCCACAGTCAACCAGGCTTTGCCTTCAGCCGCAACGGCCCAGTCAAGAGGACCGCTGTTACCCACATACTGGTCTGCAG GCCCAAGAGGACCAAACCGAGTCTGTCTGAATTCTTGGAAACTGAGGACGGAGAGTTGGAGCAGCAGAGGACGTATGTCAGTGGCCACAACCGCCTCTACTTCCATAGTGACAGCTGCATGCCTCTGCGGCCCCAGGAAATGGATTTGGACAGCGAGGATGAGAGAGACCCAGAGTGGCTCAGAGAGAAGACTGCGACG CAACTGGATGAGTTCACAGATGTGAACgagggagagaaggaggtgATGAAGCTGTGGAACCTGCATGTCATGAAGCACGG TTTCATAGCAGACAACCAGATGAATCAGGCCATCATGCTCTTTGCTGAGAACTGTGGCTCCCACATCATCCGCCGCAATCTGTGTCGCAACTTCCTCCTACATCTAGTCAGTATGCACGACTTCAACCTGGTGAGCACCGCCACCATCGACCGCGCCATGGCCCGGCTGCGACAGATCCAGGAGGAGCTGCCGTTCAACGAGGAGGAGCAGAATGACCATGATCTGGTGTCAGGAGGAGCCTGCAATGGCACTGGGGTCACCTCCATTGGGGGCAAGCAGGGCAAGAGGACAAAAAGCGCACTAACAGACTGA
- the atad5b gene encoding ATPase family AAA domain-containing protein 5b, whose product MMNKLKRRRKGEDGPRTDSPPAAGVTTNASWSGSSALHRCLDEIQTQSDQSSTQNRLQERRKQTDASLESMSKGLKSCVMMEGSVMDHGDGSEPGVKESSEWRSTECPCQSPTTSDFIPIDSRLGDVLWTDKYSPRHSSEVIGNSVPVNKLHSWLKKWKLRSATDERRKLEERKGENGNDSWDCGDFQGEDGGDEFGEEPLRNTVLITGPPGVGKTASVYACSQELGFKVFEVNCSSLRSGCHVLSQLKEATQSNLVDVSGKDALKPAYFSNYSSAAKPEALPGKSLPPKNVTSISKRRVPKKIGCSRSSTKAPPAAGYLANYFKMKAKADLSRSSGFTSSENPPARCSLDSEQIETRNKQTATSLILFEEVDVIFDDDVGFLTAIKAFMTSTKRPVILTTNDPSFKERFSCGVEEIIFRTPSVAGVCSYLQLVALAENVRLEMNDIIDLLGVSRGDVRRCLLQLQLWVHSGGGRRSPRRRSLKDLTVAQDLTVPERGEHRDSQLAQYNTSCTATMLGLHPVNQNHLIKLLMSPSGPEADMMKLLELLAESWRRNVPFLYSNLELLLPISAKETTGTVFSLEKKTCSGLHSDRPPPDVSIQRLSGNVNAKVSPATSRLSRRKYIIKNDFTSSCSLTQTSKGTFLARTDSKAQRLKDRTEQTASKVEEDCLCALSDFFDVMSYLDSILTPAAASLISGPCKPEAFVWTGAETKDGVLDELGEDNRSSSEERLLDVQAAVEGLGFRRCLWRMSEAWSDAQKHKQVGDARWKTLMSALPGCSKRLRFSFQPLCSRSVSHRRYKLSRKVLGSKWFVSLGNRNAVCVDYMPVLRNICRFQRAQRREGEPVRGLDYLTHLGLSKSTIQLLEEDFS is encoded by the exons ATGATGAACAAACTTAAACGACGGAGGAAGGGTGAAGACGGACCGAGGACAGACTCACCTCCAGCCGCCGGGGTGACGACAAACGCGTCGTGGAGTGGATCTTCAGCTCTGCACCGCTGTCTGGACGAAATCCAAACAC AAAGTGACCAAAGCTCCACACAGAATCGCCTAcaagagaggaggaaacagacagaTGCAAGCCTGGAAAGCATGTCCAAAGGTCTGAAGTCTTGTGTGATGATGGAAGGCAGTGTAATGGATCACGGTGACGGGTCAGAACCTGGTGTCAAGGAAAGTTCTGAATGGAGAAGCACAGAGTGTCCCTGCCAGTCACCCACAACATCTGATTTTATCCCAATAG ATTCCAGATTAGGAGATGTTCTCTGGACGGACAAATACAGTCCTCGGCATTCAAGTGAAGTCATCGGCAACTCTGTCCCAGTGAATAAACTGCACAG TTGGTTGAAGAAATGGAAACTCAGATCTGCTACTGATGAGAGGAGAAAActggaggaaaggaaaggagaaaaCGGCAACG ACTCGTGGGACTGTGGAGACTTCCAGGGTGAGGATGGGGGGGACGAGTTCGGCGAGGAGCCGTTACGTAACACCGTGTTGATTACAGGACCTCCTGGTGTGGGCAAGACGGCCTCGGTGTATGCTTGCTCTCAGGAGCTCGGCTTCAAG GTATTTGAGGTGAACTGCTCCTCATTGCGTAGCGGCTGCCACGTTCTTTCCCAGCTGAAGGAGGCCACTCAGTCCAACCTGGTGGACGTGTCAGGGAAGGACGCACTGAAACCAGCTtacttcagcaactacagctCTGCTGCTAAACCCGAGGCTTTACCTG GAAAGTCGCTTCCTCCAAAAAATGTCACCTCTATCTCGAAAAGGAGGGTACCAAAAAAAATTGGTTGCTCCAGAAGTTCGACAAAAGCTCCCCCAGCCGCAGGTTATTTGGCCAACTACTTTAAGATGAAGGCCAAAGCAGATCTCTCACGCTCCAGTGGGTTCACATCATCCGAAAATCCACCGGCTAGATGTTCGCTGGACTCTGAGCAAATAGAGACACGGAACAAACAAACTGCCACGTCACTCATTCTGTTTGAGGAG GTTGATGTCATATTTGATGATGATGTGGGATTCCTCACAGCCATCAAGGCCTTCATGACATCCACTAAAAGACCTGTCATTCTGACCACCAATG ATCCCTCATTCAAAGAGCGTTTCAGCTGCGGCGTGGAGGAGATCATTTTCAGGACTCCATCAGTG GCCGGTGTGTGTAGCTACCTGCAGCTGGTGGCTTTGGCTGAAAATGTGCGACTGGAAATGAACGACATCATCGACCTCCTGGGAGTGTCCAGGGGCGACGTCAGGCGATgcctcctgcagctgcagctctgGGTGCACAGCGGTGGAGGTCGAAGATCCCCGAGGAGAAGGTCACTCAAGGATCTGACCGTCGCTCAAG ATTTGACTGTTCCTGAAAGAGGAGAACATAGAGACTCACAACTTGCTCAGTACAACACAAGCTGCACCGCTACCATGCTGGGTCTCCACCCTGTCAACCAAAACCACCTGATAAAACTTCTCATG aGTCCGTCAGGGCCTGAAGCTGATATGATGAAGCTCCTAGAGCTTCTAGCTGAGAGCTGGAGAAGAAACGTGCCTTTTCTGTACTCCAACCTGGAGCTCCTCCTACCCATCAGCGCCAAGGAAACCACCGGTACGGTCTTCTCCTTGGAAAAGAAGACTTGTTCAGGCCTGCATAGCGACCGGCCACCCCCCGATGTTAGCATCCAGCGGCTGAGTGGAAACGTAAATGCGAAGGTGTCGCCCGCTACTTCCAGGCTTAGTAGAAGGAAATATATTATAAAGAATGACTTTACATCGTCCTGCAGTTTGACACAAACCTCCAAAGGAACATTTTTAGCGAGAACTGATTCAAAAGCCCAACGTTTAAAAGACAGGACTGAACAAACAGCATCCAAAGTGGAAGAGGACTGCCTGTGTGCCCTGAGTGACTTCTTTGATGTCATGTCGTACCTGGATTCCATCCTGACGCCGGCTGCAGCGTCACTCATTTCAGGTCCATGCAAACCGGAAGCGTTTGTCTGGACAGGAGCTGAGACGAAGGACGGCGTGTTGGACGAGTTAGGCGAGGACAACAGGAGCTCAAGCGAGGAGAGGCTGTTGGATGTTCAGGCCGCCgttgaagggttagggtttcgtCGGTGCCTGTGGAGGATGTCAGAGGCGTGGAGTGacgcacaaaaacacaagcaagTGGGAGACGCAAGATGGAAAACGCTGATGTCAGCGTTACCAGGCTGCTCCAAAAGACTACGCTTTAGTTTTCAGCCTCTGTGTTCACGAAG TGTGTCACACAGGAGGTATAAGTTGAGCAGGAAGGTGCTTGGAAGTAAATGGTTCGTCTCGTTGGGGAACAGAAATGCCGTCTGTGTCGACTACATGCCGGTCCTCCGCAACATCTGTCGATTCCAGAGAGCACAGCGACGGGAGGGGGAGCCGGTCAG GGGTCTGGACTACCTCACACACCTGGGTCTGTCAAAGTCAACCATTCAACTCCTGGAAGAAGATTTCTCATAG
- the tefm gene encoding transcription elongation factor, mitochondrial, which produces MWFTRRVLSSVVLRSHSGGQSGLFRGPRSKSMPELELRYLQCTCCWRSRVPLVSFETLYTTLTSSCNLDDRPLDAYYTSDQRDTILNLLNTAAPSELAGVKLLRGRKSLKIVEYRDQNGPFTTLESVVNVPLLKHKSAVTVFNSILNPVKKEKKVKSQLAKFIKPELDMSQLEDASSIVSLVCGTNKIAWIHLDRGMTVLDWQQMECPNFLSGKYMASDYLTDVSAVVSLLPSANFYIIEKPAISVENTALFPIMAHMRTVEAMLFALLEPRKPFPNSNIPPRVLNMLRNAVGRHFELMVGNARTSGARIVRRLMTESVTKEFPQIHFPSKLLVKYRDYFQMGSRRDGEELCDALLQAVAFYELLKGSS; this is translated from the exons ATGTGGTTCACCAGGCGAGTTTTGTCGTCGGTCGTCCTGAGAA GTCACTCCGGAGGACAGTCGGGGCTCTTCCGCGGTCCACGAAGCAAATCGATGCCCGAGCTGGAGCTCCGATATCTGCAGTGTACATGTTGCTGGCGGAGCCGGGTTCCCTTGGTAAGCTTTGAGACCCTGTATACAACCCTCACATCCTCTTGTAACCTGGACGACAGACCCCTGGATGCCTATTACACCTCCGATCAACGAGACACCATCCTGAACCTTCTGAACACGGCTGCACCATCAGAGCTGGCCGGCGTGAAGCTCCTGAGGGGCCGCAAGTCACTCAAGATCGTGGAGTACCGGGATCAAAACGGACCCTTCACAACGTTGGAGAGTGTGGTGAATGTTCCGTTGTTGAAGCATAAAAGTGCAGTCACGGTGTTCAACTCCATTCTGAATCCGgttaaaaaggagaaaaaagtgAAGAGTCAGCTGGCCAAGTTCATCAAGCCAGAGTTGGACATGTCACAGCTGGAG GATGCCAGTTCGATCGTGTCACTAGTGTGTGGGACTAATAAAATCGCCTGGATTCATTTGGACCGTGGGATGACAGTGCTGGACTGGCAACAGATGGAATGTCCCAATTTCTTGAGCGGGAAATACATGGCTTCTGATTACCTCACTGAT GTCTCTGCGGTTGTGTCACTCCTACCATCAGCTAACTTCTACATAATAGAGAAACCCGCTATATCGGTGGAGAACACGGCCCTGTTTCCTATTATGGCTCACATGAGGACAGTGGAAGCCATGCTGTTTGCCCTACTTGAGCCAAGAAAACCATTCCCTAATTCCAACATTCCTCCCAG AGTTTTGAACATGTTGCGTAATGCTGTGGGTCGTCACTTTGAACTCATGGTGGGGAACGCACGGACCAGTGGGGCACGGATAGTTCGTCGGCTGATGAccgaatcggtgacaaaggagTTTCCCCAGATACATTTCCCCTCAAAACTGCTGGTGAAGTACAGAGATTATTTCCAGATGGGCAGCAGAAGAGATGGGGAGGAACTCTGCGATGCCTTGCTTCAGGCCGTGGCCTTTTATGAGCTGCTTAAAGGTTCCAGTTAG